A window of Cyclopterus lumpus isolate fCycLum1 chromosome 14, fCycLum1.pri, whole genome shotgun sequence contains these coding sequences:
- the slc37a2 gene encoding glucose-6-phosphate exchanger SLC37A2 isoform X1: protein MLKFDTRFDRTMKTSLAPGIRFITSFSRDSWYRGFTLGLTFLFYTAYHLSRKPISIVKGELHRNCSAVVRPADLNITNNATWCDWAPFGQDNYQTLFGVLDNSFLVAYAIGMFFSGIFGERVPLRYYLSFGMVMSGLFTCLFGLGFYLNIHSLGYYAAIQVMNGLMQTTGWPAVVACVGNWFGKGKRGFIMGVWNSHTSVGNILGSLIAGAFVSSQWGMSFIVPGLIIICTGILCFFFLVEKPEQVNCTPPQHHSEKEGDETESIVNNTSQIDINAYGSITVEPAEVVEDHTEAISFIGALSIPGVVEFSLCLMFAKLVSYTFLYWLPLYISNVAHFEAKAAGDMSTLFDVGGIVGGITAGLVSDYTGGRATTCCVMLLTAAPMLFLYNYIGQRSIGTTVGMLLLCGGLVNGPYALITTAVSADLGTHESLRGNSRALSTVTAIIDGTGSVGAAVGPLLAGVISPTGWNNVFYMLITSDLLACLFLSRLVYKEACGWCRRVPRARGFKEI from the exons atgttAAAGTTTGACACACGTTTTGATCGAACAATGAAGACCTCGCTGGCTCCCGGCATACGGTTTATCACGTCCTTTTCTCGAGATAGTTG GTATCGCGGTTTCACTCTTGGCCTCACCTTCCTCTTCTACACGGCCTACCATCTTTCACGGAAACCTATCAGCATTGTTAAG GGTGAGCTGCACAGAAACTGTTCCGCAGTCGTTCGGCCTGCTGACCTTAACATAACCAACAATGCTACTTGGTGTGACTGGGCGCCTTTTG GCCAGGACAACTACCAGACACTGTTTGGGGTCTTGGATAACTCCTTCCTGGTTGCCTATGCCATCGGCATGTTTTTCAG CGGGATATTTGGAGAGCGCGTGCCTCTGCGCTACTACCTGAGTTTTGGGATGGTGATGAGTGGATTGTTCACATGTCTGTTTGGCCTCGGCTTCTACTTGAACATCCACTCATTAGGGTACTACGCCGCCATCCAG GTCATGAACGGGCTCATGCAGACCACCGGTTGGCCTGCAGTGGTGGCTTGTGTCGGCAACTGGTTTGGGAAGGGGAA ACGTGGGTTTATCATGGGTGTGTGGAACTCCCACACCTCAGTGGGAAACATCTTGGGCTCCCTCATCGCAGGAGCCTTTGTGTCCTCGCAGTGGGGAATGTCCTTCATAGTCCCCGGACTCATTATCATCTGCACTGGGATCCTGTGCTTCTTCTTCCTGGTTGAGA AACCTGAACAAGTCAACTGCACTCCTCCTCAGCACCAC agTGAAAAGGAGGGCGACGAGACGGAGTCTATCGTGAATAACACGTCCCAAATTGACATAAACGCTTACGGTTCCATCACCGTTGAGCCCGCGGAGGTCGTTGAGGACCACACAGAGGCCATCAGCTTCATTGGGGCTCTCAGTATACCG GGAGTGGTGGAGTTCTCTCTCTGCCTGATGTTCGCCAAGTTGGTCAGCTACACTTTCCTGTACTGGCTTCCTCTCTACATCTCCAACGTTG CACATTTTGAAGCAAAAGCTGCCGGAGACATGTCAACACTGTTCGATGTGGGAGGAATCGTGG GAGGCATCACGGCGGGCCTCGTGTCTGACTACACAGGCGGGAGGGCGACAACCTGCTGCGTCATGTTGCTCACTGCTGCCCCGATG CTTTTCCTCTATAATTACATCGGACAAAGGAGCATCGGTACTACAGTCG GTATGCTGCTATTGTGTGGAGGCCTGGTGAACGGGCCATACGCCCTCATCACTACTGCTGTATCTGCTGACCTG GGAACACATGAGAGTCTGAGAGGTAACTCCAGGGCGTTGTCAACAGTGACCGCAATTATTGACGGGACTGGTTCAGTCG GAGCTGCGGTGGGTCCTCTGTTAGCCGGCGTGATCTCTCCCACCGGCTGGAACAACGTCTTCTACATGCTCATCACTTCTGACCTCTTAGCCTGCCTG TTTTTGTCCAGGCTTGTTTACAAAGAAGCGTGCGGTTGGTGTCGACGTGTCCCCCGAGCCAGAGG GTTCAAAGAAATCTGA
- the slc37a2 gene encoding glucose-6-phosphate exchanger SLC37A2 isoform X2, giving the protein MKTSLAPGIRFITSFSRDSWYRGFTLGLTFLFYTAYHLSRKPISIVKGELHRNCSAVVRPADLNITNNATWCDWAPFGQDNYQTLFGVLDNSFLVAYAIGMFFSGIFGERVPLRYYLSFGMVMSGLFTCLFGLGFYLNIHSLGYYAAIQVMNGLMQTTGWPAVVACVGNWFGKGKRGFIMGVWNSHTSVGNILGSLIAGAFVSSQWGMSFIVPGLIIICTGILCFFFLVEKPEQVNCTPPQHHSEKEGDETESIVNNTSQIDINAYGSITVEPAEVVEDHTEAISFIGALSIPGVVEFSLCLMFAKLVSYTFLYWLPLYISNVAHFEAKAAGDMSTLFDVGGIVGGITAGLVSDYTGGRATTCCVMLLTAAPMLFLYNYIGQRSIGTTVGMLLLCGGLVNGPYALITTAVSADLGTHESLRGNSRALSTVTAIIDGTGSVGAAVGPLLAGVISPTGWNNVFYMLITSDLLACLFLSRLVYKEACGWCRRVPRARGFKEI; this is encoded by the exons ATGAAGACCTCGCTGGCTCCCGGCATACGGTTTATCACGTCCTTTTCTCGAGATAGTTG GTATCGCGGTTTCACTCTTGGCCTCACCTTCCTCTTCTACACGGCCTACCATCTTTCACGGAAACCTATCAGCATTGTTAAG GGTGAGCTGCACAGAAACTGTTCCGCAGTCGTTCGGCCTGCTGACCTTAACATAACCAACAATGCTACTTGGTGTGACTGGGCGCCTTTTG GCCAGGACAACTACCAGACACTGTTTGGGGTCTTGGATAACTCCTTCCTGGTTGCCTATGCCATCGGCATGTTTTTCAG CGGGATATTTGGAGAGCGCGTGCCTCTGCGCTACTACCTGAGTTTTGGGATGGTGATGAGTGGATTGTTCACATGTCTGTTTGGCCTCGGCTTCTACTTGAACATCCACTCATTAGGGTACTACGCCGCCATCCAG GTCATGAACGGGCTCATGCAGACCACCGGTTGGCCTGCAGTGGTGGCTTGTGTCGGCAACTGGTTTGGGAAGGGGAA ACGTGGGTTTATCATGGGTGTGTGGAACTCCCACACCTCAGTGGGAAACATCTTGGGCTCCCTCATCGCAGGAGCCTTTGTGTCCTCGCAGTGGGGAATGTCCTTCATAGTCCCCGGACTCATTATCATCTGCACTGGGATCCTGTGCTTCTTCTTCCTGGTTGAGA AACCTGAACAAGTCAACTGCACTCCTCCTCAGCACCAC agTGAAAAGGAGGGCGACGAGACGGAGTCTATCGTGAATAACACGTCCCAAATTGACATAAACGCTTACGGTTCCATCACCGTTGAGCCCGCGGAGGTCGTTGAGGACCACACAGAGGCCATCAGCTTCATTGGGGCTCTCAGTATACCG GGAGTGGTGGAGTTCTCTCTCTGCCTGATGTTCGCCAAGTTGGTCAGCTACACTTTCCTGTACTGGCTTCCTCTCTACATCTCCAACGTTG CACATTTTGAAGCAAAAGCTGCCGGAGACATGTCAACACTGTTCGATGTGGGAGGAATCGTGG GAGGCATCACGGCGGGCCTCGTGTCTGACTACACAGGCGGGAGGGCGACAACCTGCTGCGTCATGTTGCTCACTGCTGCCCCGATG CTTTTCCTCTATAATTACATCGGACAAAGGAGCATCGGTACTACAGTCG GTATGCTGCTATTGTGTGGAGGCCTGGTGAACGGGCCATACGCCCTCATCACTACTGCTGTATCTGCTGACCTG GGAACACATGAGAGTCTGAGAGGTAACTCCAGGGCGTTGTCAACAGTGACCGCAATTATTGACGGGACTGGTTCAGTCG GAGCTGCGGTGGGTCCTCTGTTAGCCGGCGTGATCTCTCCCACCGGCTGGAACAACGTCTTCTACATGCTCATCACTTCTGACCTCTTAGCCTGCCTG TTTTTGTCCAGGCTTGTTTACAAAGAAGCGTGCGGTTGGTGTCGACGTGTCCCCCGAGCCAGAGG GTTCAAAGAAATCTGA